The Stigmatella erecta genome window below encodes:
- a CDS encoding SDR family oxidoreductase, whose amino-acid sequence MDIQGKVIAITGASSGIGEATARLLAEQGARVVIGARRTARLEALAGELGQKGREVALRRLDVTQREDVRGFVEFATGRFGRLDVLINNAGLMPLSRMDQLKVDEWDRMVDVNLKGVLYGIAAALPVFQSQKAGHFINVTSVADRVVVPTAAVYSGTKFAVRAISEGLRQEVGRDIRVTLVAPGATQSELANTISDPELRRLAIEQYRQELIPAEAIARAIAFAIGQPADVDVNELVVRPVAQPY is encoded by the coding sequence ATGGACATTCAAGGCAAGGTCATTGCAATCACGGGCGCATCGAGCGGAATTGGCGAGGCCACGGCCCGCCTGCTGGCGGAGCAGGGCGCGCGCGTCGTCATCGGCGCCCGGCGGACGGCCCGCCTGGAGGCCCTGGCGGGGGAGCTGGGGCAGAAGGGCCGGGAGGTGGCCCTGCGCCGGCTGGATGTGACGCAGCGGGAGGACGTCCGGGGCTTCGTCGAGTTCGCCACCGGGCGCTTCGGCCGTCTCGACGTGCTCATCAACAACGCGGGGCTGATGCCGCTCTCCCGGATGGATCAGCTCAAGGTGGACGAGTGGGACCGCATGGTCGACGTCAACCTCAAGGGCGTGCTCTACGGCATCGCCGCCGCGCTGCCCGTGTTCCAGTCTCAGAAGGCAGGCCACTTCATCAACGTCACCTCCGTGGCGGACCGCGTGGTGGTGCCCACCGCGGCCGTCTACTCGGGCACGAAGTTCGCGGTCCGGGCGATCTCCGAGGGGCTGCGCCAGGAAGTGGGCCGGGACATTCGCGTCACGCTCGTTGCTCCCGGGGCCACCCAGTCCGAGCTGGCCAACACCATCTCCGACCCGGAGCTGCGGCGGCTGGCCATCGAGCAGTACCGCCAGGAACTCATCCCCGCGGAGGCCATTGCCCGGGCCATCGCGTTCGCCATCGGGCAGCCCGCGGACGTGGACGTCAACGAGCTGGTCGTCCGGCCGGTGGCCCAGCCCTACTGA
- a CDS encoding RluA family pseudouridine synthase — translation MKRRTFQAEGAWVGRPVVEAVAAQLGVPAAEALGWVEAGAVYLAGRRCREPGARLRAGQVVAVVLEEGGRSPLEALAPPPALGILFEDDALIAVDKPVGITAQPTEGRTGGSLVDLVSERLGRPAGLIHRLDRETSGVTVFGKTPQATTALAEEFREGRAHKRYVAATGPGLPPSGTVDLPLSKDPSRPGRWRASRTANGVPALTHFRTVYAGADFCLVELLPQTGRTHQLRAHLTSLGTPILGDARYGGAAQAGGLPAGRCLLHAQGLELAHPGTGKPLRLEAPLPGDLRAFFTAAKVPPPEGPLPVLTPRTGSPFPPPTPGR, via the coding sequence GTGAAGCGCAGGACGTTCCAGGCCGAGGGCGCATGGGTGGGCCGTCCCGTGGTGGAGGCCGTGGCGGCCCAGCTCGGCGTTCCCGCCGCGGAGGCGCTCGGGTGGGTGGAGGCCGGCGCGGTGTACCTCGCGGGCCGCCGCTGCCGGGAGCCCGGGGCCCGGCTGCGCGCCGGGCAGGTGGTGGCGGTGGTGCTGGAGGAGGGGGGCCGCAGCCCCCTGGAGGCCCTGGCGCCGCCCCCGGCCCTGGGCATCCTCTTCGAGGACGACGCGCTGATCGCCGTGGACAAGCCCGTGGGCATCACCGCGCAGCCCACCGAGGGGCGGACCGGGGGAAGCCTGGTGGACCTCGTGAGCGAGCGGCTGGGGCGCCCCGCGGGGCTGATCCACCGGCTGGACCGGGAGACCTCGGGCGTCACCGTGTTCGGCAAGACGCCCCAGGCCACCACGGCGCTGGCGGAGGAGTTCCGCGAGGGGAGGGCGCACAAGCGCTACGTGGCGGCCACCGGGCCGGGCCTGCCCCCCTCGGGCACGGTGGACCTGCCGCTGTCGAAAGATCCGTCCCGGCCGGGACGCTGGCGCGCGAGCCGCACGGCCAACGGCGTTCCGGCCCTCACCCATTTCCGCACGGTGTATGCCGGGGCGGACTTCTGTCTCGTGGAGCTGCTGCCCCAGACGGGCAGGACGCACCAGCTCCGGGCGCACCTCACCTCGCTGGGGACGCCGATTCTGGGCGACGCGCGCTATGGCGGCGCGGCCCAGGCCGGAGGGCTGCCCGCGGGCCGCTGCCTCCTGCATGCGCAAGGGCTGGAGCTGGCGCACCCGGGCACCGGAAAGCCCCTGCGGCTCGAGGCGCCGCTGCCCGGGGACCTGCGGGCCTTCTTCACGGCGGCGAAGGTGCCGCCGCCCGAGGGGCCCTTGCCCGTCCTCACGCCGCGCACAGGAAGTCCGTTCCCTCCACCCACCCCCGGGCGGTGA
- a CDS encoding glycosyltransferase family 2 protein: MPAPVVTVLLPARNAKTTVARAVESLLEGTFQDIRVLAVDDGSTDGTKQVLQRLAAQDRRVDLLDGGGRGLVAALQLALAHTHSPYVARMDADDEALPRRLEASLEALEADPRLAGVGTGVELFRDDQPVSPSLQSYAAWLNSLTTPDALHRGRFIESPLCHPSVCLRRDALVTSGAWEDGDFPEDYALWLKLMHAGYGLKNLPEVLLRWRDSAQRLTRTDARYAQRRFLWLKAQYLARGPLADGRPCSLWGAGPSGLTLSRFLVQEGIHIERYIEVHPRKVGTRIHGIPVVSGAELGPPGRGLLLVCVGVRWAREELRADLTARGWVEGTDFLCAA; this comes from the coding sequence ATGCCCGCGCCGGTCGTCACCGTCCTCCTTCCCGCCCGCAATGCCAAGACCACGGTGGCCCGAGCCGTGGAAAGCCTGCTGGAGGGAACCTTCCAGGATATTCGGGTGCTCGCCGTGGACGACGGCTCGACGGACGGGACGAAGCAGGTGCTCCAGCGCCTGGCAGCCCAGGACCGCCGGGTGGACCTCCTGGACGGCGGGGGCCGGGGGCTGGTGGCCGCGCTCCAACTGGCGCTGGCGCACACGCACTCCCCCTATGTGGCCCGCATGGACGCCGACGACGAGGCGCTCCCCAGGCGACTGGAGGCCAGCCTGGAGGCGCTGGAGGCCGATCCGCGCCTCGCGGGGGTGGGCACGGGGGTGGAGCTGTTCCGCGACGACCAGCCTGTCAGCCCCTCGCTCCAGTCCTATGCCGCCTGGCTCAACAGCCTCACCACCCCCGACGCCCTGCACCGGGGACGCTTCATCGAGAGCCCCCTGTGCCACCCCTCCGTGTGCCTGAGGCGGGACGCCCTCGTCACGTCGGGGGCCTGGGAGGACGGGGACTTCCCGGAGGATTACGCTCTGTGGCTCAAGCTGATGCACGCAGGGTACGGGCTGAAGAACCTGCCGGAGGTCCTGCTGCGCTGGCGTGACAGCGCCCAGCGGCTCACCCGGACGGACGCGCGCTATGCGCAGCGGCGGTTTCTGTGGCTCAAGGCCCAGTACCTGGCCCGCGGGCCGCTCGCGGATGGGCGGCCGTGCTCCCTCTGGGGCGCGGGCCCCAGCGGGCTGACGCTCAGCCGGTTCCTCGTCCAGGAGGGCATCCACATCGAGCGGTACATCGAGGTCCACCCCCGCAAGGTGGGCACCCGCATCCACGGCATCCCGGTGGTGTCCGGCGCGGAGCTGGGCCCTCCTGGCCGGGGGCTCCTGCTCGTCTGTGTCGGGGTGCGCTGGGCCCGCGAGGAGCTGCGCGCGGACCTCACCGCCCGGGGGTGGGTGGAGGGAACGGACTTCCTGTGCGCGGCGTGA